DNA sequence from the Streptomyces sp. NBC_01497 genome:
TGCCGCCGTCGTCCGCCGGGTGGGCCTTGCCCGCCACCACGATCTGCACCGGGCGCTCCGGGTCGAGGAGCATCCTGGTCAGCCGCTCGGGGTCACGGAGCATCAGCGTGAGCCGCTTGTACGAGGGCACGCGGCGGGCGAAGCCGATGGTCAGCACGTCCGGGTCGAGGACCCCGTCGATCCAGCCCAACTCGGCCGCCGCCGCGCCGCGCTGGCGCCAGGAGGCACGCAGCCGCTCCCGCACCTCGTCGACCAGCCTGGCGCGCAGGGTCCTGCGCACCTCCCAGATGTCCGCGTCCGCGATGCCGGCCACCGCCTCCCAGCGGCCCCGGCCGCCGACGCTGAGCGCCTGCTCCGCACGGGCCTCGCCGATCTGGCGGGCGCCGAGCGCGGCGACCTCGGGAGCGACCCAGGTCGGCGCGTGCACCCCGTTGGTGACCGAGGTGATCGGCACCTCGTCGGCGTCGAATCCCGGCCACAGCCCGGCGAACATCTGCCGGCTGACCGCCCCGTGCAGGAGGGACACCCCGTTGGCGCGCCCGGCGAGCCGAAGACCCATCACGGCCATGTTGAACAGGTTGGGGTCGCCGCCCTGGTAGGTCTCCAGGCCGAGGCCGAGCACCCGCTCGACGTCGACGCCCGGCAGTTCCCCGTCGGCCCCGAAGTGGTGGGCGACGAGCGCGCGGTCGAAGCGGTCGATGCCCGCGGGAACCGGTGTGTGCGTGGTGAAGACCGTGCCGGCCCTGACCGCTTCGAGCGCCGCCTCGAAGCCGGCGCCGTCGGGGTCCTCGGCCGTCAGTTCCCGGATCCGCTCCAGGCCGAGGAAGCCGGCGTGGCCCTCGTTGGTGTGGAAGACCTCGGGCACGGGATGGCCGGTGAGCCGGCAGTACGCGCGCACCGCCCGCACGCCGCCGATGCCGAGGAGCATCTCCTGCAGCAGCCGGTGCTCGCTGCCGCCGCCGTAGAGCCGGTCGGTGACCTCGCGTTCGCCGGGGCCGTTCTCCTCGACGTCCGAGTCGAGCATCAGCAGCGGCACCCTGCCCACCTGCGCCTGCCAGATCCGCGCGCGCAGCGCCCGGCCGCCGGGCAACGCCAGCTCGACCTGGGCCGGCGTGCCGTCCTCCTCGCGCAGCTGGGTCAGCGGCAGCTCGTGCGGGTCGAGGACCGGGTAGGTCTCCTGCTGCCAGCCGTCCCTGGACAGGGACTGGCGGAAGTAGCCGTGCCGGTAGAGCAGCCCCACCCCGATCAGCGGGACGCCCAGGTCACTCGCGGACTTGAGGTGGTCCCCGGCGAGGATGCCGAGGCCGCCGGAGTACTGCGGCAGGGCGGCGGTGATGCCGAACTCGGGTGAGAAGTACGCGACGGCGGCCGGCAGGTCGCCTCCCCCGTCGCCGTCCGCCGCGGGGGGGGTGTCCGCGTCGGCGTCCGGGCCGTCGAGTCCGGCGTCCCGCCGCTGGTACCAGCGGTCGCCGTGCAGATAGGCGTCCAGGTCCGCCGCGACCGCGGTCAGTCTGTCCACGAAGGCCCGGTCGGCGGCCAGCTCGGCCAGCCGTGTCGCGGACACGGCGCCGAGCAGCCTGACCGGGTCGCGGCCGGCGGCCTCCCAGCCCTCCGGGTCGACGGCCTCGAACAGTTCGCGGGTCCCCGTATGCCAGGACCAGCGCAGGTTGCGGGCCAGATCGCTCAGCGGGCCGAGGGGCTCGGGAAGCACCGGACGGACGGTGAACCGACGGATTGCCTTCACGTGCTCCACCTTCGCAAGGGACGTACGTATCGGAGGGGACGCACCGCACCGGGCGTCCCGCCGTGGTGAGACGTTAGCCGGACCCTGCCCCCGACAACCACGGCGCATTCGCGCGCGTCGCGGCGGTTTCCGCGCCGTACCTCCGGCGTACCGGGTCCGGACCTGTTCCGTTGGGCCGGTGCGTATGCCCGCCGGGGCAGAGTGTGCGGCGCGTGCCGAGGCGGACTCGCGCGCGGCGGCCGCCCGGTGGAGGATTGGGTGACCGCAGCGGTGCGAGGAGTCAACACACCGCCGGATTGACAAGCCCTCCCGCATGGAAGGCTCCCCCGTACGCACGGTCCTGGAGTGCCGTTCGGGTGAACGCGGGGAGGAAAGGCCTTGCTCGCATACTGTTCGCAGTCGATCAAGCAGCTACAAAGAACAGCAAAACGCGTACAAAATCTTTATCGCTCCCCCGTTGCCCGTATGGCACTCCGCCTGCCGTGCTCGCTGCGTGCTGGTCCACAGCACCGCCCGACCCGTACGACGTGTCCTGCTCGCCACGCCCGCCCAGCCCTCAGGTGATTCGGTGAAACTGATCGGTCGCATCCCCGTCCTGGACGTATCTCCCCTCGTCGACGGCGGCAGACGCCCCGCGAAGGCGGTGAGCGGTGAGACCTTCCAGGTCACCGCGACCGTCTTTCGCGAGGGTCATGACGCCGTCGCCGCCAATGTCGTGCTCACCGACCCGGCGGGCCGTCCAGGGCCCTTCACGCCCATGCGCGAACTCGCGCCCGGTACGGACCGCTGGGGCGCGGAGGTCACCCCGACGGAGGAGGGCGCCTGGACGTACACCGTCGAGGCGTGGAGCGATCCCGTCACCACGTGGCGGCACACGGCCGGCATCAAGATCCCGGCCGGACTCGACACCGAACTCGTCCTCGCGGAAGGCGCCGCCCTGCACGAGCGCGCCGCCGAGGGCGTACCGAAACGGGAGGGCCGCGAGTCGGTGCTCGCCGCCGTGGACGGGCTCCGCGACACCACCCGGCCGGCCGCCGCCCGGCTGGCGGCGGCGCTGACCCCGGAGGTGGACGAGGCGCTGGCGCGGCATCCGCTGCGGGACCTGGTCTCGCAGTCGAAGCCGCTGCCGCTGCGGGTGGAGCGCCGGCGGGCGCTGTTCGGGTCCTGGTACGAGATGTTCCCGCGCTCCGAGGGCGCGGTCGTCAAGCCCGGCGAGCCGCCGGTGAGCGGAACGTTCGCGACGGCGGCCGAACGGCTGCCCGCGATCGCCGCGATGGGCTTCGACGTGGTGTACCTGCCGCCGATCCACCCCATCGGATCGACGTTTCGCAAGGGCCCCAACAACACGCTCTCCGCGGGGCCCGAGGACGTCGGCGTGCCGTGGGCGATCGGCTCGGCCGACGGCGGCCACGACGCGGTCCATCCGGACCTCGGCACGATCGAGGACTTCGACCGGTTCGTCGAGACGGCGCGCGACCTGCGCATGGAGATCGCCCTCGACTTCGCCCTCCAGTGCTCCCCCGACCACCCGTGGGTCGCGAAGAAGCCCGACTGGTTCCACCACCGTCCCGACGGCTCGATCGCCTACGCGGAGAACCCGCCGAAGAAGTACCAGGACATCTACCCCATCGCGTTCGACGCGGACATGCGGGGACTCGTCAGGGAAACCGTGCGGATCCTGCGGTACTGGATGGAACACGGGGTACGCGTCTTCAGGGTCGACAACCCGCATACCAAGCCCGTGGTCTTCTGGGAGAAGGTGATCCGCACCGTCAACCGCACCGATCCGGATGTGATCTTCCTCGCCGAGGCGTTCACCCGCCCCGCGATGATGCGCACACTGGCCGCAGTCGGTTTCCAGCAGTCGTACAGCTACTTCACCTGGCGTACCTCCAAGCAGGAACTCACCGAGTACCTCACCGAACTCTCGGGGGATTCCGCGGCGTACATGCGCCCGAATTTCTTCGTCAACACGCCGGACATCCTGCACGCGTACCTTCAGGAGGGCGGGCGGCCCGCGTTCGAGACGCGCGCGGTGCTCGCCGCCACGATGTCCCCCTCCTGGGGCGTGTACGCGGGGTTCGAACTGTGCGAGGGCACTCCTGCGCGTGAGGGCAGTGAGGAGTACATGGACTCCGAGAAGTACCAGCTCAGGCCCAGGGACTGGGAAGCGGCAGAGCGTGAGGGCCGCACGATCGCACCACTGATCACCACGCTGAACCGGCTCAGGCGGCGGCATCCCGCGCTCCAGCAACTGCGGGACATCCACTTCCACGACGCCGACAACGACTCCGTCCTGGCGTTCAGCAAGCGGGCGGGTTCGAACATCGTTCTGGTGGTCGTCAACCTCGACCCGCACCACACCCAGGAAGCGACGGTCTCGTTGGACATGCCACGGCTCGGCCTCGCATGGCACGAGACCGTCCCGGTGCGCGACGAGCTCACCGGCGACACCTATCACTGGGGCAGGGCCAACTATGTGCGCCTGGAGCCGGGCGTCACGCCCGCGCACATCGTCGTCCTGCGACCGTCCCCGCCGATCGGAGGGTCACCCACATCATGATCGTCAACGAACCCGTCCACGACACCTTCGAGGACACTCCCGCGAAGGACCTCAACCCCGACTGGTTCAAACGCGCCGTCTTCTACGAGGTCCTGGTGCGCTCGTTCCAGGACAGCAACGGCGATGGCATCGGTGACCTCAAAGGCCTCACCGCCAAACTCGACTACCTGCAATGGCTCGGCGTGGACTGCCTCTGGCTGCCGCCGTTCTTCAAGTCCCCGCTGCGCGACGGCGGGTACGACGTGTCCGACTACACGGCCGTGCTCCCGGAGTTCGGCGACCTCGCCGACTTCGTCGAGTTCGTCGACGCCGCCCACCACCGCGGCATGCGCGTGATCATCGACGTGGTCATGAACCACACCAGCGACCAGCACCCCTGGTTCCAGGAGTCGCGCGCCAACCCCGACGGCCCGTACGGCGATTACTACATGTGGGCCGACGACGACAAACAGTTCGCCGACGCCCGCATCATCTTCGTCGACACCGAGGCGTCCAACTGGACCTTCGACCCGGTGCGCAAGCAGTACTACTGGCACCGCTTCTTCTCGCACCAGCCGGACCTCAACTACGAGAACCCGACCGTGCAGGAGGAGATGATCTCCGCCCTGCGGTTCTGGCTCGACCTCGGCATCGACGGTTTCCGCCTCGACGCCGTGCCGTACCTGTACGCGGAGGAGGGCACCAACTGCGAGAACCTGCCGCAGTCGCACTCCTTCCTCAAGCGGGTGCGCGCGGAGATCGACGCACACTACCCGGACACCGTGCTGCTCGCCGAGGCCAACCAGTGGCCGGAGGACGTGGTCGACTACTTCGGCGACTACGAGAAGGGCGGCGACGAATGCCACATGGCGTTCCACTTCCCGGTGATGCCCCGCATCTTCATGGCGGTGCGCCGCGAGTCGCGCTACCCGGTCTCCGAGATCCTGGCGAAGACGCCCGCCATCCCGAGCGGCTGCCAGTGGGGGATCTTCCTGCGCAACCATGACGAGCTCACCCTCGAAATGGTCACGGACGAAGAACGCGACTACATGTACGCGGAGTACGCCAAGGACCCGCGGATGCGCGCGAACATCGGCATCCGCCGCCGCCTGGCGCCGCTGCTGGACAACGACCGCAACCAGATCGAACTGTTCACCGCGCTGCTGCTGTCGCTGCCCGGTTCGCCGATCCTCTACTACGGCGACGAGATCGGCATGGGCGACAACATCTGGCTGGGCGACCGCGACGCGGTCAGAACGCCGATGCAGTGGACGCCCGACCGCAACGCGGGCTTCTCCTCCAGCGACCCGGGCCGGCTCTACCTGCCGACGATCATGGACCCCGTCTACGGCTACCAGGTCACCAACGTCGAGGCGGCCATGGCGTCGCCGTCGTCGCTGCTGCACTGGACCCGCCGGATGATCGAGATCCGCAAGCAGAACCCGGCGTTCGGCGTCGGCACGTACACCGAACTGCCGTCGTCCAACCCCGCGGTGCTGGCCTTCCTGCGGGAGGCGCCGTCGCCGGAGGGCAACGGCGACGACCTGGTGCTGTGCGTGCACAACTTCTCGCGGTTCGCCCAGCCCACCGAACTGGACCTGCAGGAGTACAGCGGCAGACACCCCGTCGAGCTGATCGGCGGGGTGCGCTTCCCGGCCATCGGCGAGTGGCCGTACCTGCTCACCCTGGCGGGCCACGGCTTCTACTGGTTCCGGCTGCGCAAGGACGCGACGCCCGTACCGCTGCCCTCGGGTCCCTCGCTCGGCGAGGGGGTCGGCGCGGCACCCGGCACCAAACCCGTTCCCGGAAGCCCGGAATCGGGTCCGGTCCCGGGGCCGGCGTCCGACGGTGCCGCGGGCGGTGCCCCCGCCGCCTCGCGGACGGCGCCGGCACCGGGCGGGACGCCCGACCCCGGTCAGCCACGTCCCTGAGGGGCCGGGGAACGAACGGAGCGG
Encoded proteins:
- the glgP gene encoding alpha-glucan family phosphorylase, translated to MKAIRRFTVRPVLPEPLGPLSDLARNLRWSWHTGTRELFEAVDPEGWEAAGRDPVRLLGAVSATRLAELAADRAFVDRLTAVAADLDAYLHGDRWYQRRDAGLDGPDADADTPPAADGDGGGDLPAAVAYFSPEFGITAALPQYSGGLGILAGDHLKSASDLGVPLIGVGLLYRHGYFRQSLSRDGWQQETYPVLDPHELPLTQLREEDGTPAQVELALPGGRALRARIWQAQVGRVPLLMLDSDVEENGPGEREVTDRLYGGGSEHRLLQEMLLGIGGVRAVRAYCRLTGHPVPEVFHTNEGHAGFLGLERIRELTAEDPDGAGFEAALEAVRAGTVFTTHTPVPAGIDRFDRALVAHHFGADGELPGVDVERVLGLGLETYQGGDPNLFNMAVMGLRLAGRANGVSLLHGAVSRQMFAGLWPGFDADEVPITSVTNGVHAPTWVAPEVAALGARQIGEARAEQALSVGGRGRWEAVAGIADADIWEVRRTLRARLVDEVRERLRASWRQRGAAAAELGWIDGVLDPDVLTIGFARRVPSYKRLTLMLRDPERLTRMLLDPERPVQIVVAGKAHPADDGGKRLIQELVRFADDPRVRHRIVFLPDYGMGMAQNLYPGCDVWLNNPLRPLEACGTSGMKAALNGCLNLSVLDGWWDEWYEPDFGWAIPTADGSAAIDENRRDELEAGALYELIENRIAPRFYDRDRPADAVAGGEAMPGRWIEMVRRTLVTLGPKVVAGRMVREYVERLYAPAARAHRALDTKAAAELAAWKYRVRTLWPYVSVEHVETVSAGVAPATAELGATLSLRVGVALGELRPDDVEVQAVAGRVGSDDAIADARTFPLKPSGGPDAEGRWVYEGPLALERTGPFGYTVRVLPSHPLLAGGADLGLVTLPTEAAGTHAGVLMR
- a CDS encoding alpha-1,4-glucan--maltose-1-phosphate maltosyltransferase; the encoded protein is MIGRIPVLDVSPLVDGGRRPAKAVSGETFQVTATVFREGHDAVAANVVLTDPAGRPGPFTPMRELAPGTDRWGAEVTPTEEGAWTYTVEAWSDPVTTWRHTAGIKIPAGLDTELVLAEGAALHERAAEGVPKREGRESVLAAVDGLRDTTRPAAARLAAALTPEVDEALARHPLRDLVSQSKPLPLRVERRRALFGSWYEMFPRSEGAVVKPGEPPVSGTFATAAERLPAIAAMGFDVVYLPPIHPIGSTFRKGPNNTLSAGPEDVGVPWAIGSADGGHDAVHPDLGTIEDFDRFVETARDLRMEIALDFALQCSPDHPWVAKKPDWFHHRPDGSIAYAENPPKKYQDIYPIAFDADMRGLVRETVRILRYWMEHGVRVFRVDNPHTKPVVFWEKVIRTVNRTDPDVIFLAEAFTRPAMMRTLAAVGFQQSYSYFTWRTSKQELTEYLTELSGDSAAYMRPNFFVNTPDILHAYLQEGGRPAFETRAVLAATMSPSWGVYAGFELCEGTPAREGSEEYMDSEKYQLRPRDWEAAEREGRTIAPLITTLNRLRRRHPALQQLRDIHFHDADNDSVLAFSKRAGSNIVLVVVNLDPHHTQEATVSLDMPRLGLAWHETVPVRDELTGDTYHWGRANYVRLEPGVTPAHIVVLRPSPPIGGSPTS